Below is a genomic region from Brassica rapa cultivar Chiifu-401-42 chromosome A08, CAAS_Brap_v3.01, whole genome shotgun sequence.
TCTTTAGATTAAGGAATCAATGTAGCAGATATATACGTATTGACGTGTTCAACACCCAAAATCTTCTATAAATTGAACTCCTTTTCTCACAAGTTTCTCACATCTTCAttggaaccaaaaaaaaacaaagagattaACAATAATTAATCCTTATTTTCTTCAGAATATACTATATACACATACACTTGGCAATGAAGAGTCTCTCTTGTATTGCAGTTCTATCTCTCTTGGCTTTGACACTTCCATTAGCCATTGCTTCTGATCCAAGCCCCCTTCAAGATTTCTGCGTTGGTGTCAATACACCAGCAAGTGGAGGTATGCATGATTTCTTAActtcttaaatatatatttatgctaaTTTTTTGcattacttatatttttaaaccgTTTTCAGTGTTTGTGAATGGAAAGTTCTGCAAGGATCCAAGGATCGTTAACGCAGATGACTTCTTTTCCTCAGTACTCAACAGACCTGGAAATGTAAATAACGCTGTTGGGTCCAATGTGACAACCGTCAATGTTAACAACCTTGGTGGATTGAACACCCTTGGAATCTCACTTGTTCGTATAGACTATGCACCCAACGGTCAGAACCCACCTCACACTCACCCACGTGCCACTGAGATCTTGATTGTCCAACAAGGAACCTTGCTTGTAGGGTTTGTCTCTTCAAACCAAGATGGAAACCGTCTTTTCGCCAAAACGCTCAATGTTGGTGATGTATTTGTGTTTCCAGAAGGACTCATCCATTTCCAGTTCAACCTAGGACGAACTCCAGCGGTTGCAATCGCTGCGTTGAGCAGCCAAAACGCAGGTGTTATCACGATTGCTAACACAGTGTTTGGGTCTAACCCAGCTATAGACCCTAATGTTCTTGCAAGGGCATTCCAGATGGATGCTAATGTCATCAGGGATTTACAAAATAGGttctaataaaataagaaatgtcGTACTTGGAATTGCTTTATATTACGTTCTTTGTTCAGAataatgattacaaaatcagtATGATGTATgatgttgtttgtttgtttttatcttAACTGAAGTTTTTTCAGTGAATAAATAATCTTGTGCTAAAGGTCAGGTGGCTAATTAGTTTAGAACTTTATATTAGTAATTTAGTATTGAGCATGTTGTGCCTAAGGTTCATGAGGCTTTAAACAAACAGTAAACTAATGCTGTCTTctgaaactaatatataattatgatttataaatttatataaatagctagaaaataataaatattttttgtatcatTAACGGTGATAGATGAGgtatcttcatcatcatctttaaTCTACTATCTGGGCTAGACGCCAACTTTCTGCCTCAGAGGATGCAATCTGGATAGTTTCCAAaggggaaat
It encodes:
- the LOC103833457 gene encoding germin-like protein subfamily 1 member 8 — encoded protein: MKSLSCIAVLSLLALTLPLAIASDPSPLQDFCVGVNTPASGVFVNGKFCKDPRIVNADDFFSSVLNRPGNVNNAVGSNVTTVNVNNLGGLNTLGISLVRIDYAPNGQNPPHTHPRATEILIVQQGTLLVGFVSSNQDGNRLFAKTLNVGDVFVFPEGLIHFQFNLGRTPAVAIAALSSQNAGVITIANTVFGSNPAIDPNVLARAFQMDANVIRDLQNRF